The genomic window aaactagaagtttaccttccatcaccacccaaactagaagtttaacccccatcaccacccaaactagaagtttacccttcatcaccacccaaactagaagtttacgTTTACCCTCCATCATCACCCAAACTAGACGTTTACCCTCCATCAtcacccaaactagaagtttaccttccatcaccacccaaactagaagtttaacccccatcaccacccaaactagaagtttaccctccatcaccacccaaactagacgtttaccctccatcaccacccaaactagaagtttaccctccatcaccacccaaactagaagtttaccttccatcaccacccaaactagaagtttaccctccatcaccacccaaactagaagtctaccctccatcaccacccaaactagaagtttaccctccatcaccacccaaactagagTTTACCCTCCctcaccacccaaactagaagtttaccttccatcaccacccaaactagaagtttaccctccatcaccacccaaacaAGAAGTTTACCCctcatcaccacccaaactagaagttgACCCTCCATCACCACCTTAACTAGAggtttaccctccatcaccacccaaactagaagttcACCctcatcaccacccaaactagaagtttaccctccatcaccacccaaactagaagtttaccctccatcaccaaccaaactagaagtttaccctccatcaccacccaaacaagaagtttaccctccatcaccacccaaactagaagtttaccctccatcacaacccaaactagaagtttaccctccagcaccacccaaactagaagtttacctTCCATCACaacccaaactagaagtttaccctccatcaccacccaaactagaagtctaccctccatcaccacccaaactagaagtttaccctccatcaccacccaaactagagTTTACCCTCCctcaccacccaaactagaagtttaccctccatcaccacccaaactagaagtttaccctccatcaccacccaaactagaagtttacccCTCATCACCACCCCAAACTAGAAGTTgaccctccatcaccaccctAACTAGAggtttaccctccatcaccacccaaactagaagttcACCctcatcaccacccaaactagaagtttaccctccatcaccacccaaactagacgtttaccctccatcaccacccaaattaaaagtttaccctccatcaccacccaaactagacgtttaccctccatcaccacccaaactagacgtttaccctccatcaccacccaaactagacgtttaccctccatcaccacccaaatTAGAAGTTTACCCTCCCTTCACCACCTAAACAagaagtttaccctccatcaccacccaaactagacgtttaccctccatcaccacccaaactagaagtttacccctcatcaccacccaaactagaagtttaccctccatcaccacccaaactagaagtttaccctccatcaccacccaaactagaagtttaccctccatcaccacccaaactagaagttaaccctccatcaccacccaaactagaagtgtaccctccatcaccacccaaactagaagtttaccctccatcaccacccaaactagaaatttaccctccatcaccacccaaactagaagtttaccctccatcaccacccaaactagaagtttaccctccatcaccacccaaactagaagtttgCCCTctatcaccacccaaactagaagtttaccctccatcaccaaccaaactagaagtttaccctccatcaccacccaaactagacgtttaccctccatcaccacccaaactagaagttaaccctccatcaccacccaaactagaagtttaccctccatcaccacccaaactagaagtttaacccccatcaccacccaaaactagaagtttacccttcatcaccacccaaactagaagtttacgTTTACCCTCCATCATCACCCAAACTAGACGTTTACCCTCCATCAtcacccaaactagaagtttaccttccatcaccacccaaactagaagtttaacccccatcaccacccaaactagaagtttaccctccatcaccacccaaactagacgtttaccctccatcaccacccaaactagaagtttaccctccatcaccacccaaactagaagtttaccttccatcaccacccaaactagaagtttaccctccatcaccacccaaactagaagtctaccctccatcaccacccaaactagaagtttaccctccatcaccacccaaactagagTTTACCCTCCctcaccacccaaactagaagtttaccttccatcaccacccaaactagaagtttaccctccatcaccaccaAAACAAGAAGTTTACCCctcatcaccacccaaactagaagttgACCCTCCATCACCACCTTAACTAGAggtttaccctccatcaccacccaaactagaagttcACCctcatcaccacccaaactagaagtttaccctccatcaccacccaaactagaagtttaccctccatcaccaaccaaactagaagtttaccctccatcaccacccaaacaagaagtttaccctccatcaccacccaaactagaagtttaccctccatcacaacccaaactagaagtttaccctccagcaccacccaaactagaagtttacctTCCATCACaacccaaactagaagtttaccctccatcaccacccaaactagaagtctaccctccatcaccacccaaactagaagtttaccctccatcaccacccaaactagagTTTACCCTCCctcaccacccaaactagaagtttaccttccatcaccacccaaactagaagtttaccctccatcaccaccaaaactagaagtttacccctcatcaccacccaaactagaagttgaccctccatcaccaccttaactagaagtttaccctccatcaccacccaaactagaagttcACCctcatcaccacccaaactagaagtttaccctccatcaccacccaaactagaagtttaccctccatcaccaaccaaactagaagtttaccctccatcaccacccaaacaagaagtttaccctccatcaccacccaaactagaagtttaccctccatcaccacccaaactagaagtttaccctccatcaccacccaaactagaagtttaccctcatcaccacccaaactagaagtttaccctccatcaccacccaaactagaagtttaccctccatcaccacccaaactagaagtttaccttccatcaccacccaaactagaagtttaccctcatcaccacccaaactagaagtttaccctccatcaccacccaaactagaagtttacccCTCATCACCACCTaaactagaagtttaccctccatcaccacccaaactagacgtttaccctccatcaccacccaaactagaagtttacccCTCATCAACACCAaaactagaagtttaccctccatcaccacccaaactagaagtttaccctccatcaccacccaaactagacgtttaccctccatcaccacccaaactagaagtttaccctccatcaccacccaaactagaagtttaaccctccatcaccacccaaactagacgtttaccctccatcaccacccaaactagaagtttaccctccatcaccacccaaactagatgtttaccctccatcaccacccaaactaactagaagtttaccctccatcaccacccaaactagacgTTTACCttccatcaccacccaaactagaagtttaccctccatcaccacccaaactagaagtttaccctccatcaccacccaaactagaagtttaccctccatcaccacccaaactagaagtttactctccatcaccacccaaactagaagtttaccctccatcaccacccaaactagaaatttaccctccatcaccacccaaactagaagtttaccctcATCACCAaccaaactagaagtttaccctccatcaccacccaaactagaagtttactctccatcaccacccaaactagacgTTTACCCCTCATCACCAaccaaactagaagtttaccctccatcaccacccaaactagaaatttaccctccatcaccacccaaactagacgTTTACCCCTCATCACCAaccaaactagaagtttaccctcaatcaccacccaaactagacgtttaccctccatcacaacccaaactagaagtttactctccatcaccacccaaactagacgTTTACCCCTCATCACCAaccaaactagaagtttaccctcatcaccacccaaactagaagtttaccctccatcaccacccaaactagaagtttactctccatcaccacccaaactagaagtttaccctccatcaccacccaaactagaagttaACCCTCCTGATCACCTGAAGTAGTAGTTAACCCTCCTGATCACCCGAAGTAGTAGTTTACCCTCCCACCATCACCACCTaaactagaagtttaccctccatcaccaccccaaactagaagtttaccctccatcaccacccaaactagcagtttaccctccatcaccacccaaactagacgtttaccctccatcaccacccaaactagaagtttaccctccatcaccacccaaactagatgtttaccctccatcaccacccaaactagaagtttaccctccatcaccacccaaactagacgTTTACCttccatcaccacccaaactagaagtttaccctccatcaccttccaaactagaagtttaccctccatcaccacccaaactagaagtttaccctccatcaccacccaaactagaagtttactctccatcaccacccaaactagacgTTTACCCCTCATCACCAaccaaactagaagtttaccctccatcaccacccaaactagacgtttaccctccatcacaacccaaactagaagtttactctccatcaccacccaaactagacgTTTACCCCTCATCACCAaccaaactagaagtttaccctcatcaccacccaaactagaagtttaccctccatcaccacccaaactagaagtttactctccatcaccacccaaactagaagtttaccctccatcaccacccaaactagaagtttactctccatcaccacccaaactagaagtttaccctccatcaccacccaaactataagtttaccctccatcaccacccaaactagaagtttaccctccatcaccacccaaactagaagtttaccctccCTGATCACCTGAAGTAGTAGTTTACCCTCCCTGATCACCTAAAGTAGTAGTTAACCCTCCTAGATCACACGAAGTAGAAGCCTCTCTAATTTTTGGTctgatttgtattgtttttctctGGTGTGTACTTTTCATCCTAGCTGATAATTGATCTAAAACAACTCGCACAAAACATCTGAGGAAAATCACAATGCCTCGCAATAAGTTTGAGACCTATCGGCACCGATACAAATCAATTATGAATTAACAGTGTTTTAATTACAAGTTGTACGTGTTGCTATTGACTCGCTGTCACAACAGACACAGAACCACCATCGTACCCCGACACATTCATGAGCATATGTAACGTTCTCGTGTTAACGTGCTTTGGCAAAGTGCTTCCCTCATGTTCCATATTAATTGATTTCACTGCAACATCTATCAGACGAACAGGAAACACCTCACAGGGAAAAAGAACTGCTGAGTACACGGTGAAATACTCGAGCGAAAGGGTAACACAACACCGGGGTAATTATGAAAGACGAATCTCAAATCTATCAATATTCAGACAGGTTAATAGAGTTTCAAGTCGTTATTTCATCCGTCACATAAATTTACTAGCTCTTGTCAGGTGTTCTGATAAAATAGTAATGAGATTACTTGTGCCTGTCACATCAAAGCATCCCGCTGATTTATCACGGCACTTGAGCTGTACACGAGACGTATCAGCAGCCCTGGCGGGCTCCTGTCGCTCAGTCGGATCACAACCGTGTATACGGGACTTCGCACACACTTTGCTTACATATTGTCAACAATCGCTTTGATAAGTCATTTGCCAAATTAATTATCATTCGTATGATAGATAGCACACTGTCAGTTGTCTGTGTCTATCTGCTATGACCGGAGTATGTTGAGGACAACTCGAGGACAAGGAGAGCATATGGCCACCTTCATCTCACTGGTAACTTCCGGTCCCCTACAAAACCTGCAGGCACTTCCGGTATATGTTCAGATCTATTGAAAACTACATCCGTCATAGAGCGTGTTTCCTTGACAACTATGCACAAGAACATAACGTGTCGCCAACGAGACAGAATGTGGCCATTGTCACGTGTCTTTATCCCGTAGTCATGGTGATTTCTGTGTAACTTCCGGGTCTGGTTTATGTAGTGATATCACTGGCTTACGCTCAAGTACAGCGTACTGCCAATGCAAATTGGCTTATACAAATACTTTGTTGAAAgtttatctttatataaaaatatttttcgtGTACAAAAACTCGATACATTAAAAACGTTAATTAAAACTTTACATTGTACTCATGGCCATGAAGAAAGACTTCGGGCGCTGGGATGAGGACTTGTGGATGGATTAAGGTCCACGGAACTACGCAGGCAGCCCTTTGGTTGGCGCTCACCCCGAGTGTTAAGTGAATTCATTACCTGTCTGTTGTGATGAGGGTTCCGTAGATAATCTGCTCCAATTCTTCATAATTAGTCCCCTATACTAAAAGTCAATGGCGTTCCCCTGCCAGTGATGGATTAATTAGTGTAATTAACGACGCTGGGGAACACATCCCGTGAACACACTCGTTAATGAGGAGACGTCCGTGTGTTAAATACAACACCTAAAATGGAAACAAAGCCAACTTCAGAAATCGAATCTCGAATTTACTTTACTAAAGTCACACTTGTGAATTACTTTTAcgttttctgttttaatttgtaaatctttgCCGTCATCATCACCTAGTCAGTCGGCTTGGTTACGTAACgttaaattttatatcatgtttgTTTCCCGTGTTTTGCGCTGTTATAGGGACGTAGAGCCCAACTACTTTTACCTGCATTAAGTGTTGTAAATTTATTCAATTGTCAATAGTTTCAATCTTTTTGTAACTTTAAGGATGGTATATAAGGCACACAAAAGCACCTTGAGGTATGACGTACCTGATCATTGATTATAAAGGTTGAGTTTATCTTCCTCGGGGACATATCTCTATCGCGATTCTGTTGATGTGTTGGAATATCCTTACATTTGTCAGGACGTCTGAGCTTTGATGTTATCTTAATTCTTGGTGTTTAGGCATGAAGTTTAGGTTAATATTATAATTTTgctttgaattaaaaaaaaaagccaacaacaacaacaacattgcTGCGTATTTCTAGCTATTCAAGAGAGTCTTACACATTATTTTATCACCAGCACTTTTGTAACAGTTAGTTAGAAAATCTATGGTATAAACTAGCTTCAAATGCTGTAACCAAATGCACTTATTTTCCTATCAACACTTATAACTTTTAACACATTAATTATTTGCTTGTTTGATCCTATAGCAGGAGATACAGAATAACGACTATGGTCACCGATATGCAAATTATTCGAATTCAAAATCATTGAAACGAAGGACAAACTGAAGAAAATACAGACTTGCATTGCGATTCAAGAAAAAACGAAAGGACGCAGGAACAGGACTTCCAATAGAGTAAGCGtcttacaaatctaggtcactacgacacccactatacaaatctaggtcacgacgacacccgccatacaaactAGGTCACGATCACACccacaatacaaatctaggtcactacgacactcgccatacaaatctaggtcactacgactccgccattcaaatctaggtcattACGACATCCGCAATACTGATCTATGTCactacgacacccgccataaaaatctaggtcacgacactcgccatacaaatctagatcactAGGACACCcggccatacaaatctaggtcacgacgacacccgccatacaaatctatgtcactacgacacccgccatacaaatctaggtcactacgacacccaccatacaaatctagctaggtcactacgacacccgccataaaaatctaggtcacgacactcgccatacaaatctaggtcactagGACAGcggccatacaaatctaggcctCTATAGATGTGTGAGGACTAGTCCGCCCTGTCTCTATATATGTGTGAGGACTAGTCCGCCCAGCCTCTATATATGTGTGAGGACTAGTCCGCCCAGCCTCTATAGATGTGTGAGGACTAGTCCGCCCAGCCTCTATAGATGTGTGAGGACTAGTCCGCCCAGCCTCTATAGATGTGTGAGGACTAGTCCGCCCAGTCTCTATAGATGTGTGAGGACTAGTCCGCCCAGCCTCTATAGATGTGTGAGGACTAGTCCGCCCAGCCTCTATAGATGTGTGAGGACTAGTCCGCCCAGCCTCTATAGATGTGTGAGGACTAGTCCGCCCAGTCTCTATAGATGTGTGAGGACTAGTCCGCCCAGCCTCTATAGATGTGTGAGGACTAGTCCGCCCAGTCTCTATAGATGTGTGAGGACTAGTCCGCCTGTCTCTATAGATGTGTGAGGACTAGTCCGCCCAGTCTCTATAGATGCTGTGAGGACTAGTCCGCCCAGTCTCTATAGATGTGTGAGGACTAGTCCGCCCAGCCTCTATAGATGTGTGAGGACTAGTCCGCCCAGCCTCTATAGATGTGTGAGGACTAGTCCGCCCAGCCTCTATAGATGTGTGAGGACTAGTCCGCCCAGTCTCTATAGATGTGTGAGGACTAGTCCGCCCTGTCTCTATAGATGTGTGATGACTAGTCCGCCCAGCCTCTATAGATGTGTGAGGACTAGTCCGCCCAGTCTCTATAGATGTGTGAGGACTAGTCCGCCCAGCCTCTATAGATGTGTGAGGACTAGTCCGCCCAGCCTCTATAGATGTGTGAGGACTAGTCCGCCCAGCCTCTATAGATGTGTGAGGACTAGTCCGCCCAGCCTCTATAGATGTGTGAGGACTAGTCCGCCCAGCCTCTATAGATGTGTGAGGACTAGTCCGCCCAGTCTCTATAGATGTGTGAGGACTAGTCCGCCCAGTCTCTATAGATGTGTGAGGACTAGTCCGCCCAGTCTCTATAGATGTGTGAGGACTAGTCCGCCCAGCCTCTATAGATGTGTGAGGACTAGTCCGCCCAGCCTCTATAGATGTGTGAGGACTATTCCGCCCAGTCTCTATAGATGTGTGAGGACTAGTCCGCCCAGTCTCTATAGATGTGTGATGATTAGTCCGCCCAGTCTCTATAGATGTGTGAGGACTAGTCCGCCCAGCCTCTATAGATGTGTGAGGACTAGTCCGCCCAGCCTCTATAGATGTGTGAGGACTAGTCCGCCCAGTCTCTATAGATGTGTGAGGACTAGTCCGCCCAGCCTCTATAGATGTGTGAGGACTAGTCCGCCCAGTCTCTAGATGTGTGAGGACTAGTCCGCCCAGTCTCTATAGAAGTGTGAGGACTAGTCCGCCCAGCCTCTATAGATGTGTGAGGACTAGTCCGCCCAGCCTCTATAGATGTGTGAGGACTAGTCCGCCCAGTCTCTGTAGAGGTGTGAGGACTAGTCCGCCCAGTCTCTATAGATGTGTGAGGACTAGTCCGCCCAGTCTAGATGTGTGAGGACTAGTCCGCCCAGTCTCTATAGAAGTGTGAGGACTAGTCCGCCCAGCCTCTATAGATGTGTGAGGACTAGTCCGCCCAGTCTCTATAGATGTGTGAGGACTAGTCCGCCCAGTCTCTATAGATGTGTGAGGACTAGTCCGCCCTGTCTCTATAGATGTGTGAGGACTAGTCCCCCCAGCCTCTATAGATGTGTGATGACTAGTCCGCCCAGCCTCTATAGATGTGTGATGACTAGTCCGCCCAGCCTCTAAAAATGTGTGAGGACTAGTCCGCCCAGTCTCTATAGATGTGTGAGGACTAGTCCGCCCAGTCTCTATAGATGTGTGAGGACTAGTCCGCCCAGTCTCTATAGATGTGTGAGGACTAGTCCGCCCAGTCTCTATAGATGTGTGAGGACTAGTCCGCCCAGTCTCTATAGATGTGTGAGGACTAGTCCGCCCAGTCTCTATAGATGTGTGAGGACTAGTCCGCCCAGTCTCTATAGATGTGTGAGGACTAGTCCGCCCAGCCTCTATAGATGTGTGAGGACTAGTCCGCCCAGCCTCTATAGATGTGTGAGGACTAGTCCGCCCAGCCCTCTATAGATGTGTGAGGACTAGTCCGCCCAGTCTCTATAGATGTGTGAGGACTAGTCCGCCCAACCTCTATAGATGTGTGAGGACTAGTCCGCCCAGTCTCTATAGATGTGTGAGGACTAGTCCGCCCAGTCTCTATAGATGTGTGAGGACTAGTCCGCCCAGTCTCTATAGATGTGTGAGGACTAGTCCGCCCAGTCTCTATAGATGTGTGAGGACTAGTCCGCCCAGCCTCTATAGATGTGTGAGGACTAGTCCGCCCAGCCTCTATAGATGTGTGAGGACTAGTCCGCCCAGTCTCTATAGATGTGTGAGGACTAGTCCGCCCAGTCTCTATAGATGTGTGAGGACTAGTCCGCCCAGCCATCTATAGATGTGTGAGGACTAGTCCGCCCAGTCCTCTATAGATGTGTGAGGACTAGTCCGCCCAGTCTCTATAGATGTGTGAGGACTAGTCCGCCCAGTCTCTAAAGATGTGTGAGGACTAGTCCGCCCAGTCTCTATAGATGTGTGAGGACTAGTCCGCCCAGTCTCTATAGATGTGTGATGACTAGTCCGCCCAGCCTCTATAGATGTGTGAGGACTAGTCCGCCCAGTCTCTATAGATGTGTGAGGACTAGTCCGCCCTGTCTCTATAGATGTGTGAGGACTAGTCCGCCCAGTCTCTATAGATGTGTGAGGACTAGTCCGCCCAGCCTCTATAGATGTGTGAGGACTTGTCCGCCCAGCCTCTATAGATGTGTGAGGACTAGTCCGCCCAGCCTCTATAGATGTGTGAAGACTAGTCCGCCCAGTCTCTATAAATGTGTGAGGACTAGTCCGCCCTGTCTCTATAGATGTGTGATGACTAGTCCGCCCAGTCTCTATAGATGTGTGAGGACTAGTCCGCCCTGCCTAGATGTGTGAGGACTAGTCCGCCTGTCTCTATAGATGTGTTAGGACTATTCCGCCCTGTCTCTATAGATGTGTGAGGACTAGTCCGCCCAGCCTCTATAGATGTGTGAGGACTTGTCCGCCCAGCCTCTATAGATGTGTGAGGACTAGTCCGCCCAGTCTGTATAGATGTGTGAAGACTAGTCCGCCCAGCCTCTATAGATGTGTGAGGACTAGTCCGCCCAGTCTGTATAGATGTGTGAAGACTAGTCCGCCCAACCTAGATGTGTGAGGACTAGTCCGCCCAGCCTCTATAGATGTGTGAGGACTAGTCCGCCCAGTCTCTAAAGATGTGTGAGGACTAGTCCGCCCAACCTCTATAGATGTATGATGACTAGTCCGCCCAGCCTCTATAGATGTGTGAGGACTAGTCCGCCCAGCCTCTATAGATGTGTGAGGACTAGTCCGCCCAGTCTCTATAGATGTGTGAGGACTAGTCCGCCCAGTCTCTATAGATGTGTGAGGACTAGTCCGCCCAGTCTCTATAGATGTGTGATGACTAGTCCGCCCTGTCTCTATAGATGTGTGAGGACTAGTCCGCCCAGTCCTCTATAGATGTGTGAGGACTAGTCCGCCCAGTCTCTATAGATGTGTGAGGACTAGTCCGCCCAGCCTCTATAGATGTGTGAGGACTAGTCCGCCCAGCCTCTATAGATGTGTGAGGACTAGTCCGCCCAGTATCTATAGATACGTGAGGACTAGTCCGCCCAGTCTCTATAGATGTGTGAGGACTAGTCCGCCCAGCCTCTATAGATGTGTGAGGACTAGTCCGCCCAGCCCCTATAGATGTGTGAGGACTAGTCCGCCCAGCCTCTATAGATGTGTGAGGACTAGTCCGCCCTGTCTCTATAGATGTGTGAGGACTAGTCCGCCCAGCCTCTA from Pecten maximus chromosome 1, xPecMax1.1, whole genome shotgun sequence includes these protein-coding regions:
- the LOC117339919 gene encoding serine/arginine repetitive matrix protein 2-like encodes the protein MAGRTSPHTSIETGRTSPHTSIETGRTSPHTSIEAGRTSPHTSIEAGRTSPHTSIETGRTSPHTSIETGRTSPHTSIETGRTSPHTSIETGRTSPHTSIERLGGLVLTHLETGRTSPHTSIEAGRTSPHTSIETGRTSPHTSIEAGRTSPHTSIEAGRTSPHTSIETGRTNHHTSIETGRTSPHTSIETGRNSPHTSIEAGRTSPHTSIEAGRTSPHTSIETGRTSPHTSIETGRTSPHTSIETGRTSPHTSIEAGRTSPHTSIEAGRTSPHTSIEAGRTSPHTSIEAGRTSPHTSIEAGRTSPHTSIETGRTSPHTSIEAGRTSHHTSIETGRTSPHTSIETGRTSPHTSIEAGRTSPHTSIEAGRTSPHTSIEAGRTSPHTSIETGRTSPHSIYRDWAD